From one Ignavibacteria bacterium genomic stretch:
- the nuoH gene encoding NADH-quinone oxidoreductase subunit NuoH — protein sequence MNWTQLIIYVIQAAILVNVMLLSAAYMVLAERKIAAWIQNRVGPNRVGWWGLLQSFADVFKLYLKEDIVPAAAHYKFHALAPMIAIAIAITVYAVIPWSGPFVEIDGQRYGLTMAPNMNIAVLVVLAMTSVAVYSIVLAGWSSNSKYSLLGGLRASAQMISYELAMGLSVVTVVLVAGSLNFVSIIQTQTAGAWNIFYQPVTFVIFLICALAETNRAPFDLPEAEPELVGGYHTEYSGMKFGLLYLAEYAHILASSAIIAALFFGGWDLIPFVDDAALFGLEPYSVPMALIGFGAFAGKAALFVFVFMWIRWTLPRFRYDQLMNLGWKVLLPLALANLAVTGFVVLLLE from the coding sequence ATGAACTGGACACAACTGATCATCTATGTTATTCAGGCGGCAATACTTGTAAACGTGATGCTGCTGAGCGCGGCATACATGGTTCTGGCCGAACGGAAAATAGCTGCGTGGATACAAAACCGTGTCGGACCCAACCGCGTTGGCTGGTGGGGACTCCTCCAGTCGTTCGCAGATGTGTTTAAGCTATACCTCAAGGAAGATATCGTTCCGGCGGCCGCTCACTATAAGTTTCATGCGCTTGCCCCGATGATTGCCATCGCAATAGCCATTACGGTGTACGCGGTTATTCCTTGGAGTGGTCCGTTTGTTGAGATCGACGGGCAACGCTACGGACTCACCATGGCTCCCAACATGAACATTGCAGTTCTGGTGGTTCTGGCTATGACGTCTGTTGCGGTGTACAGCATCGTTCTTGCCGGATGGTCAAGCAACAGCAAGTATTCGTTGCTTGGAGGCCTGCGCGCTTCCGCACAGATGATTTCGTACGAACTTGCCATGGGCTTGTCGGTGGTAACCGTTGTTTTGGTTGCCGGATCGCTAAACTTTGTGAGCATTATTCAGACGCAAACAGCCGGTGCTTGGAATATCTTCTATCAGCCGGTGACGTTTGTGATTTTCCTTATTTGTGCTCTTGCCGAAACAAATCGTGCACCGTTCGACCTGCCGGAAGCCGAGCCTGAGCTGGTAGGCGGGTACCACACCGAGTACAGCGGTATGAAGTTCGGATTACTCTACCTTGCCGAATATGCTCACATCCTGGCCAGCAGTGCCATTATCGCTGCACTGTTCTTTGGCGGATGGGACCTGATTCCATTCGTTGATGATGCGGCCCTGTTTGGCCTTGAACCATATTCAGTTCCAATGGCGCTGATAGGCTTTGGCGCTTTCGCCGGCAAGGCAGCTTTGTTTGTGTTTGTGTTTATGTGGATTCGGTGGACCCTTCCGCGGTTCCGCTACGACCAGCTTATGAACCTGGGCTGGAAGGTTCTGCTGCCACTCGCACTTGCCAACCTGGCCGTAACCGGGTTCGTCGTTCTCCTTCTGGAGTAA
- a CDS encoding NADH-quinone oxidoreductase subunit I: protein MANVTTNTEAQRLNFWERIYLKEIARGLGLTFRQMFRPTFVRQYPEERWTPEGSYRGRPVLVQEEEGERCVACGLCARVCPALAIEVRASETDQEKERYPVKFEINMLRCIFCGFCEEVCPEEAIVMSKDYELVFGSQDEAILGKEKLLVPMAQLQDRLEFLRQWR, encoded by the coding sequence ATGGCAAACGTTACCACTAATACCGAAGCTCAACGATTAAACTTTTGGGAAAGAATTTATCTTAAAGAGATTGCCAGGGGGCTTGGGCTTACCTTCCGGCAAATGTTCCGTCCTACCTTCGTTCGGCAGTATCCCGAGGAACGGTGGACGCCGGAGGGATCCTACCGCGGACGCCCGGTGCTGGTGCAAGAGGAAGAGGGTGAACGCTGTGTAGCCTGTGGGTTGTGCGCCCGTGTATGCCCGGCCTTGGCAATCGAGGTTCGTGCCAGCGAAACCGACCAGGAAAAAGAACGCTACCCGGTGAAGTTTGAGATTAATATGCTGCGCTGCATCTTCTGTGGTTTTTGCGAAGAGGTCTGCCCGGAAGAGGCAATTGTAATGAGTAAGGATTACGAATTGGTATTTGGTTCTCAGGATGAAGCAATTCTTGGTAAGGAAAAACTCCTTGTACCAATGGCGCAACTGCAGGATCGTCTGGAATTTCTGCGTCAGTGGCGGTAA
- a CDS encoding type II toxin-antitoxin system VapC family toxin produces the protein MAGARPLLLDSHVLIWLDSDVGKIPIRIIKLIQATEAVYVSAITAYELGLKYHRGMLPAFEPFAQDFEKACRMYSISILQVDPESAARAAVLEWENRDPFDRVIAAQAIMYRCRLVTSDTAFTRLVQGPEILWDNR, from the coding sequence ATGGCTGGTGCAAGGCCGCTATTACTGGACAGCCATGTTCTTATCTGGCTTGACTCAGACGTTGGCAAAATACCAATACGCATCATCAAGCTGATTCAGGCTACCGAAGCGGTGTATGTATCAGCGATAACAGCGTATGAGTTAGGCTTAAAGTACCATCGCGGAATGTTACCTGCATTCGAACCCTTTGCTCAGGATTTTGAAAAGGCTTGCAGGATGTATTCAATCAGCATCCTGCAGGTTGATCCTGAGTCGGCTGCACGGGCTGCAGTGCTTGAGTGGGAGAACAGAGATCCGTTTGACAGGGTGATAGCAGCGCAGGCAATCATGTATCGATGCCGGCTCGTTACGTCCGACACTGCATTTACCCGGCTTGTTCAGGGCCCGGAAATCCTGTGGGACAACAGGTAG
- a CDS encoding type II toxin-antitoxin system prevent-host-death family antitoxin, translated as MAKVVNMHEAKTHLSKIVEEAMNGITVYLARNGTPVVRLVPLVSEQLVRPVGLHEGTYSWSEQDTRELLASEFTTEDLTALETKPLEP; from the coding sequence ATGGCTAAAGTCGTAAACATGCACGAAGCCAAAACTCATCTTTCCAAGATTGTGGAGGAAGCAATGAACGGAATCACCGTTTACTTAGCCCGCAACGGCACGCCGGTGGTACGCCTTGTACCACTTGTATCGGAGCAGCTGGTACGCCCGGTTGGTCTTCACGAAGGTACGTATTCCTGGTCGGAGCAGGACACCAGGGAATTGCTGGCCTCTGAATTCACTACCGAAGACCTCACTGCCCTTGAAACTAAGCCATTGGAGCCATAA
- a CDS encoding AAA family ATPase translates to MNLNKLTIKSQEALQTAQSIAANSQHQAIEPLHVLSALLSDAEGIIPPILNKLGVNVDFLSTKVQDALNAMPTVSGSAGAHLSSDMQRVLQDAFTEAAQLKDEYVSTEHILLALVNTTSKAASLLKDRGVKHEGILKALAEVRGTQRVTAQNPEDAYQSLQKYARNLNEEARKGKIDPVIGREDEIRRVLQVLSRRTKNNPVLIGEPGVGKTAIVEGIAQRIVSQDVPETLQTKTVYSLDMGALIAGTQYRGQFEERLKAVVKEVADSNGEFILFIDELHTLIGAGATQGAMDAANILKPALARGELRAIGATTLDEYRQHIEKDAALERRFQKVFVAEPTVDDTISILRGLKERYEVHHGVRITDGAIVAAAQLSNRYITDRFLPDKAIDLVDEAASKLRIEIDSMPEELDTVERKIRQLEIERQALLREVGL, encoded by the coding sequence ATGAACCTTAACAAGCTTACCATTAAATCCCAGGAAGCACTGCAAACGGCTCAGTCAATAGCTGCCAACAGCCAGCACCAGGCTATCGAGCCGCTGCATGTTCTATCTGCCTTGCTCTCTGATGCTGAGGGAATCATTCCGCCTATTCTAAACAAGCTTGGCGTGAACGTTGATTTCCTGAGTACCAAGGTGCAGGATGCGCTCAACGCAATGCCCACAGTTTCAGGTTCAGCAGGAGCACATTTAAGTTCTGACATGCAGCGGGTTCTCCAGGATGCATTTACGGAAGCGGCACAGCTGAAGGACGAGTACGTGTCAACCGAACATATCCTGCTGGCCCTGGTTAACACAACGTCAAAAGCGGCTTCGCTGTTAAAGGACAGAGGTGTGAAGCACGAAGGAATTTTAAAGGCTTTGGCCGAGGTTCGCGGAACACAACGGGTAACTGCACAGAACCCGGAGGATGCCTATCAGTCACTTCAGAAGTATGCCCGAAATCTGAACGAAGAAGCTCGAAAAGGAAAAATCGATCCAGTAATTGGACGCGAAGACGAGATCAGGCGGGTGCTCCAGGTTCTTTCACGACGGACCAAGAACAACCCTGTTCTAATTGGTGAACCCGGTGTTGGCAAGACGGCAATCGTGGAAGGAATCGCCCAACGAATAGTTTCGCAGGATGTTCCGGAGACGTTGCAGACAAAAACTGTGTACTCACTGGACATGGGTGCGCTGATTGCGGGAACACAATACCGAGGTCAGTTCGAAGAACGCCTCAAAGCCGTTGTGAAAGAAGTAGCCGACTCCAACGGCGAGTTTATCCTGTTTATCGACGAGCTGCATACTCTGATTGGTGCAGGAGCTACGCAAGGGGCTATGGATGCCGCTAATATTCTAAAACCTGCCTTGGCACGGGGTGAACTCCGCGCCATCGGTGCCACAACACTCGACGAATACCGCCAGCACATCGAGAAAGATGCTGCTCTGGAACGGCGCTTCCAGAAGGTGTTTGTGGCTGAGCCTACCGTTGACGATACTATCAGCATCCTGCGTGGACTAAAAGAGCGCTACGAGGTCCACCACGGCGTTCGGATTACCGATGGAGCCATTGTGGCTGCTGCCCAGCTAAGCAACAGGTATATCACCGACAGATTCCTGCCCGATAAGGCTATTGATCTGGTGGACGAAGCAGCCTCCAAACTGCGTATCGAGATCGACTCGATGCCCGAGGAACTCGATACCGTTGAACGCAAAATCCGTCAGCTCGAAATCGAACGCCAGGCACTCCTTAGAGAAGTCGGTCTGTAA
- a CDS encoding PaaI family thioesterase, which translates to MQFIPKSDNYKQIILNHLERQHFMKHIGCRLTDIRPGYVEAVLDVSEQHLQQMGLVHGGVIATIADVAAGFAGFTLVAEGDQTVTAEIKLSYYRKAVGTRLRAVGTVVRAGRSMHFCEADVFCTAFDGEEVLVARATTTMAVITPGKTS; encoded by the coding sequence ATGCAGTTCATACCCAAATCCGACAATTACAAGCAGATCATCCTCAATCATCTTGAACGACAGCACTTCATGAAGCATATCGGATGCCGCCTCACCGACATCCGGCCGGGCTACGTAGAAGCCGTCCTCGACGTCAGCGAACAACACCTCCAGCAAATGGGCCTTGTGCATGGCGGCGTAATTGCAACAATTGCAGATGTTGCAGCCGGTTTTGCCGGCTTTACGCTGGTAGCAGAAGGGGATCAGACGGTGACGGCAGAAATTAAATTATCGTACTACCGTAAGGCCGTTGGTACCCGGCTTCGTGCCGTTGGAACGGTAGTGCGTGCCGGACGTTCGATGCACTTCTGCGAAGCCGACGTATTCTGTACCGCGTTTGACGGAGAGGAGGTCCTTGTGGCAAGAGCAACAACCACGATGGCTGTTATTACACCCGGGAAAACGTCATAG